One stretch of Nocardioides perillae DNA includes these proteins:
- a CDS encoding pyruvate, phosphate dikinase/phosphoenolpyruvate synthase regulator produces the protein MVVEQAGGPEAVPVWFLSDSTGISAETMGNALLIQFPDLVFDRTTIPFITTVEHAREVVATLDEVVDAGTVPLVFTTAAEDAVRQELARTRAPIIDFFDLHMSRVESILGRTGIRQAARLHGVRDVQRYNNRMAAVEFTIEHDDGQSLRALEKADVVLLAPSRCGKTPTSMYLALQHGLFVANYPLVDEDLERDDLPEPLRDHLDRAFGLTTTVDRLSRVRHERRPGSRYASPEQCRWELRRARALLDAHRLPVIDSSAKSVEEISALILQTLKTRARARHTPATTSRSTPRSTPRSTQRSTPGTTPTEGRP, from the coding sequence GTGGTGGTCGAGCAGGCAGGTGGGCCGGAGGCGGTGCCCGTGTGGTTCCTCTCCGACAGCACCGGCATCAGTGCGGAGACGATGGGCAACGCGCTGCTCATCCAGTTCCCCGACCTGGTCTTCGACCGCACGACGATCCCCTTCATCACGACCGTCGAGCACGCCCGCGAGGTCGTCGCCACGCTCGACGAGGTCGTCGACGCCGGCACCGTGCCGCTCGTCTTCACCACCGCCGCCGAGGACGCCGTGCGCCAGGAGCTGGCACGCACGCGGGCGCCGATCATCGACTTCTTCGACCTGCACATGTCGCGCGTGGAGTCGATCCTCGGCCGCACCGGCATCAGGCAGGCGGCCCGCCTGCACGGCGTGCGCGACGTGCAGCGCTACAACAACCGCATGGCAGCGGTGGAGTTCACCATCGAGCACGACGACGGGCAGAGCCTGCGCGCGCTCGAGAAGGCCGACGTGGTGCTCCTCGCGCCGTCACGCTGCGGCAAGACGCCGACGTCGATGTACCTCGCACTCCAACACGGGCTGTTCGTCGCCAACTACCCCCTGGTCGACGAGGACCTCGAGCGCGACGACCTCCCCGAGCCGCTGCGCGACCACCTCGACCGCGCCTTCGGGCTGACGACGACCGTCGACCGGCTCAGCCGCGTGCGCCACGAGCGCCGCCCGGGCTCGCGCTACGCCTCCCCCGAGCAGTGCCGCTGGGAGCTGCGCCGCGCGCGGGCCCTCCTCGACGCCCACCGGCTCCCCGTCATCGACTCGAGCGCCAAGTCGGTCGAGGAGATCTCCGCGCTGATCCTGCAGACCCTCAAGACGCGGGCCCGCGCCCGGCACACCCCCGCCACCACCTCGCGCAGCACCCCCCGCAGCACCCCCCGCAGCACCCAGCGCAGCACTCCCGGCACCACCCCCACGGAAGGACGGCCATGA
- a CDS encoding phage holin family protein codes for MSTPQDRTAVTDAPGVPGQTRAANPGVSGSTETFAGEDHAPRGSGDGRSLGEIVSDVTGDLSRLFQQEVELAKTELKQELTKAGKGAGLLGGAGVAGLYFLGFASLALAYLLHNWLPLEAGAGIVALLWGLVAAALALTGKKEVQEANPQLPQTQRTIQEDKEWVRAQKS; via the coding sequence GTGAGCACACCCCAGGACCGCACCGCGGTCACGGACGCTCCCGGCGTGCCGGGTCAGACCCGGGCCGCCAACCCCGGCGTCAGCGGCAGCACCGAGACCTTCGCCGGCGAGGACCACGCGCCGCGCGGCAGCGGTGACGGCCGCAGCCTCGGCGAGATCGTCAGCGACGTCACCGGCGACCTCAGCCGCCTCTTCCAGCAGGAGGTCGAGCTCGCCAAGACCGAGCTGAAGCAGGAGCTCACCAAGGCCGGCAAGGGCGCCGGGCTGCTCGGAGGTGCCGGCGTCGCCGGCCTCTACTTCCTCGGCTTCGCCTCGCTCGCCCTCGCCTACCTGCTGCACAACTGGCTGCCGCTCGAGGCGGGCGCCGGGATCGTCGCGCTGCTGTGGGGCCTCGTGGCCGCCGCGCTGGCGCTGACCGGCAAGAAGGAAGTCCAGGAAGCCAACCCGCAGCTGCCCCAGACGCAGCGCACGATCCAGGAGGACAAGGAATGGGTCAGAGCACAGAAGAGCTGA
- a CDS encoding DUF3618 domain-containing protein, with translation MGQSTEELSRDIAGTRRDLASDLDALQDRVSPQAIVERRKAAAKGRWESTKNKVMGSASSAKHSAADTASGTAGSVRDGASGAVHGVADTASGAVSTVEDKVEGSPLAAGLVAFGAGVVLAGLLPSSQREAQAARQVVETAKEQGQPLVEEAKSVAQQVGQDLQGSATEHAQDLQQSATESAEQVKGSAQESASRVQDEGTSAVDEVKSSS, from the coding sequence ATGGGTCAGAGCACAGAAGAGCTGAGCCGCGACATCGCGGGCACCCGCCGGGACCTGGCGTCGGACCTCGACGCGCTGCAGGACCGCGTGAGCCCGCAGGCCATCGTGGAGCGTCGCAAGGCGGCCGCCAAGGGCCGCTGGGAGTCGACCAAGAACAAGGTCATGGGCAGCGCCTCGTCGGCCAAGCACTCCGCCGCCGACACCGCCTCCGGCACCGCCGGCTCGGTGCGCGACGGTGCCTCCGGCGCCGTCCACGGCGTGGCCGACACCGCCAGCGGTGCGGTCTCGACCGTGGAGGACAAGGTGGAGGGCAGCCCCCTGGCCGCCGGCCTGGTCGCCTTCGGCGCCGGGGTCGTGCTCGCCGGACTGCTGCCGTCCTCGCAGCGCGAGGCGCAGGCCGCCCGCCAGGTCGTCGAGACGGCCAAGGAGCAGGGTCAGCCGCTCGTCGAGGAGGCGAAGTCGGTGGCCCAGCAGGTCGGCCAGGACCTCCAGGGGTCCGCCACCGAGCACGCCCAGGACCTGCAGCAGTCGGCGACCGAGAGCGCCGAGCAGGTGAAGGGCTCCGCCCAAGAGTCGGCCTCCCGGGTCCAGGACGAGGGCACGAGCGCGGTCGACGAGGTCAAGAGCTCCAGCTGA
- a CDS encoding ANTAR domain-containing protein translates to MPDHVLPGATTPGSTGAPAPAAAPLGTDPDVLDVLHPALGPVRDADALDATLTHLARGAVLLAPEVSEVAFVVDLGGPWECRAATGPVARDLVAAELAAAAGPAHAAAEARETAHVLRRALDEWSAVGDLAARHGVRALVCVPLLDGRRVRGVLVGVALEVSLSTGSRRLLETVAAAAAGSVERLAHQQDVARALETRSVIGQAIGIVMERYDLTHDRAWDYLVRQASTREVKLALVAREVVDRRDQGAAESGVDPAEPVG, encoded by the coding sequence GTGCCTGACCACGTGCTTCCCGGGGCGACCACCCCGGGCTCGACCGGCGCGCCCGCACCCGCGGCCGCTCCGCTCGGCACCGACCCCGACGTGCTCGACGTCCTGCACCCGGCCCTGGGCCCGGTCCGTGACGCGGACGCGCTCGACGCCACGCTCACCCACCTCGCCCGCGGAGCCGTGCTGCTCGCACCCGAGGTCTCCGAGGTGGCCTTCGTCGTTGACCTCGGCGGGCCGTGGGAGTGCCGGGCGGCCACCGGCCCGGTGGCCCGCGACCTGGTGGCCGCCGAGCTGGCCGCGGCCGCCGGGCCCGCCCACGCGGCGGCCGAGGCCCGGGAGACCGCGCACGTCCTGCGCCGCGCCCTCGACGAGTGGTCGGCGGTCGGTGACCTCGCCGCCCGGCACGGGGTGCGCGCCCTCGTGTGCGTGCCGCTCCTGGACGGACGCCGCGTGCGCGGCGTGCTCGTCGGCGTCGCGCTGGAGGTGTCGCTGTCGACCGGCAGCCGCCGCCTCCTCGAGACGGTGGCCGCCGCGGCCGCCGGCTCGGTCGAGCGCCTCGCCCACCAGCAGGACGTCGCCCGCGCCCTCGAGACCCGCTCGGTCATCGGGCAGGCGATCGGCATCGTGATGGAGCGCTACGACCTGACGCACGACCGCGCCTGGGACTACCTCGTGCGCCAGGCCAGCACCCGCGAGGTCAAGCTCGCGCTGGTCGCGCGCGAGGTCGTGGACCGGCGCGACCAGGGCGCGGCCGAGTCGGGGGTCGACCCCGCCGAGCCGGTCGGCTGA
- a CDS encoding LysR family transcriptional regulator: MGGEEASVLDVRRLRLLRELALRGTLADVAAALHQSPSAVSQQLAQLEREAGVELLRKAGRRVQLTPEAEILVEHTVAVLERLEQAESDLASAQREVVGPVRLAVFQSAALALLPATLRMLGEDHPRLRVTVTQREPETALLETSARDFDLVVAEQYPGHAAPWHPGLDREPLTGDRIRLALPPTGGGTGSAAAWDAVGSLPDAARSPWVMEPHGAASRHFAEQMCRRAGFEPDVRFETADLQAHVALVASGNAVALLPDLVWVGRGDPGVRLLDLPGDPERSVFTAARRTTTDRPSVRAVRAALARAVVEAGAGPGVGPGGGGAG, from the coding sequence GTGGGCGGCGAGGAGGCCTCCGTGCTCGACGTACGACGGCTGCGGCTGCTGCGCGAGCTGGCCCTGCGCGGCACGCTGGCCGACGTCGCCGCTGCCCTGCACCAGAGCCCGTCGGCGGTCTCCCAGCAGCTCGCGCAGCTGGAGCGGGAGGCCGGGGTGGAGCTGCTGCGCAAGGCCGGTCGCCGGGTGCAGCTGACGCCCGAGGCGGAGATCCTGGTCGAGCACACGGTCGCGGTGCTCGAACGGCTCGAGCAGGCCGAGAGCGACCTCGCCTCGGCCCAGCGGGAGGTGGTCGGCCCGGTGCGGCTCGCGGTCTTCCAGTCCGCCGCGCTCGCGCTGCTGCCCGCCACCTTGCGGATGCTGGGCGAGGACCACCCGCGCCTGCGCGTGACGGTCACCCAGCGCGAGCCCGAGACCGCGCTGCTCGAGACCTCGGCCCGCGACTTCGACCTGGTGGTCGCCGAGCAGTACCCCGGCCACGCCGCGCCGTGGCACCCCGGCCTCGACCGCGAGCCGCTCACCGGCGACCGGATCCGGCTCGCACTGCCCCCCACCGGCGGCGGCACGGGGAGCGCCGCGGCCTGGGACGCCGTGGGGTCGCTGCCCGACGCAGCCCGCTCGCCGTGGGTGATGGAGCCCCACGGCGCGGCCTCGCGCCACTTCGCCGAGCAGATGTGCCGGCGCGCCGGCTTCGAGCCCGACGTGCGCTTCGAGACCGCCGACCTGCAGGCCCACGTCGCGCTCGTCGCCTCCGGCAACGCCGTCGCCCTGCTGCCCGACCTCGTGTGGGTGGGCCGCGGCGACCCGGGGGTGCGGCTGCTCGACCTGCCCGGCGACCCCGAGCGATCGGTCTTCACCGCCGCGCGCCGCACCACGACCGACCGCCCCTCGGTGCGAGCCGTCCGCGCCGCCCTCGCCCGCGCCGTCGTCGAGGCGGGAGCGGGGCCCGGGGTCGGACCCGGAGGCGGCGGCGCTGGCTGA
- a CDS encoding proline dehydrogenase family protein — protein sequence MTTTPAAPASRPVPSDPTGASGDPELVGLADEVTAQVRRWLATSAELPVDASAQHLAGVLKDSRGLDFTVGFVDGVVRPEDPRVAARNFAVLARDVPRFLPWHLRVAVRVGALAGLLLPALVIPVVRRALRQMVGHLVVDARDRQLGRALARIRERDVRLNINLLGEAVLGEREAAKRLEGTHRLLARDDVDYVSIKVSSTVAPHNPWAFDEAVEHVVDRLLPLYRRAAAASPQKFVNLDMEEYRDLELTTAVFTRILDREEFLGLEAGIVLQAYLPDALAAMVRLQEWSAARVARGGAPIKVRVVKGANLPMERVEAEVHDWPLATWHTKQDSDTHYKRVLSYALNPERTAHVRIGVAGHNLFDVAFAWILAGRRGVRDGIDFEMLLGMAQGQAEAVRRDVAAEGGSLLLYTPVVHPREFDVAIAYLIRRLEEGASRENFMSAVFDLHEDAQLFERERQRFLASLVAVDDVVPPPHRTQDRRTEDPAEAVAGTYRATPDTDPALPGNLAWGREVLARVPGSTLGADLVAAHTVDSADALEGVLARATDPAAGGAWGRLSGAERAAHLRRAAVELERRRGALLEVMASECGKTLDQGDPEVSEAVDFANYYAHLAEELDEVDGAEHHPVGLTVVTPPWNFPVAIPAGSALAALAAGSAVVVKPAPQAQRCGSVMVEALWAAGIPADALQLVHVEEGDLGRALIADPRVERLILTGAYDTAALFRSFRPDLPLLAETSGKNALVVTPSADLDLAVKDLVASAFGHAGQKCSAASLAILVGSVARSRRFRQQLVDAVTSLEVGYPEVATTKVGPLVEPASGKLLRALTTLGPGESWLVEPRQLDDTGRLWSPGVKEGVVRGSEFHLTEYFGPVLGLMVAADLDEAVTLQNEVDYGLTAGLHSLDPDEVRTWLDRVEAGNVYVNRGTTGAIVQRQPFGGWKRSAVGAGSKAGGPHYLVGLSSWTSRPAGATTAPLEPARALLAAAADALGEDERASVERALRSDAAYWGEVLGTPDDVTGLAAERNVLRHLPVPVVVRHVGGPLGPLVRVLAAGLVAGSRLRASVTPEAYAALPVALRAELSARGVALSAEDDSAWLARADALGRDSHGARVRLVGPAAETAAAALALADVVGTRPEVAVWSGPVTEAGRVELLPFVHEQAISITAHRFGTPHRLAHEVL from the coding sequence GTGACCACCACCCCGGCCGCCCCTGCCTCCCGCCCCGTCCCGTCGGACCCGACCGGCGCGTCGGGCGACCCCGAGCTCGTCGGCCTCGCCGACGAGGTGACCGCCCAGGTCCGCCGCTGGCTCGCGACCTCCGCCGAGCTGCCCGTCGACGCCTCGGCCCAGCACCTCGCGGGCGTGCTGAAGGACAGCAGGGGCCTCGACTTCACCGTCGGCTTCGTCGACGGCGTCGTGCGCCCCGAGGACCCGCGCGTGGCGGCGCGCAACTTCGCGGTGCTGGCCCGCGACGTGCCCCGCTTCTTGCCGTGGCACCTGCGGGTCGCGGTGCGCGTCGGCGCGCTGGCCGGCCTGCTGCTGCCCGCGCTCGTCATCCCGGTCGTGCGCCGCGCGCTGCGCCAGATGGTCGGCCACCTGGTGGTCGACGCGCGCGACCGCCAGCTCGGCCGGGCGCTGGCCCGGATCCGCGAGCGCGACGTGCGGCTCAACATCAACCTCCTCGGCGAGGCCGTGCTCGGCGAGCGCGAGGCCGCCAAGCGGCTCGAGGGCACCCACCGGCTGCTCGCCCGCGACGACGTCGACTACGTCTCGATCAAGGTCTCCTCGACCGTGGCGCCGCACAACCCGTGGGCCTTCGACGAGGCCGTCGAGCACGTCGTCGACCGGCTGCTGCCGCTCTACCGCCGCGCGGCCGCGGCCAGCCCGCAGAAGTTCGTCAACCTCGACATGGAGGAGTACCGCGACCTCGAGCTGACCACCGCGGTCTTCACCCGCATCCTCGACCGCGAGGAGTTCCTCGGCCTGGAGGCCGGCATCGTGCTCCAGGCCTACCTGCCCGACGCCCTCGCCGCGATGGTGCGGCTGCAGGAGTGGTCCGCGGCGCGGGTCGCCCGCGGTGGCGCGCCGATCAAGGTGCGCGTGGTCAAGGGCGCCAACCTGCCGATGGAGCGCGTCGAGGCCGAGGTGCACGACTGGCCCCTCGCCACCTGGCACACCAAGCAGGACTCCGACACCCACTACAAGCGCGTGCTGTCCTACGCGCTGAACCCCGAGCGCACCGCCCACGTGCGCATCGGCGTCGCCGGCCACAACCTCTTCGACGTCGCGTTCGCCTGGATCCTCGCCGGTCGCCGCGGGGTCCGCGACGGCATCGACTTCGAGATGCTGCTGGGCATGGCCCAGGGCCAGGCGGAGGCCGTCCGCCGCGACGTCGCGGCGGAGGGCGGCTCGCTGCTGCTCTACACGCCGGTCGTGCACCCCCGCGAGTTCGACGTCGCCATCGCCTACCTCATCCGCCGCCTCGAGGAGGGCGCGAGCCGCGAGAACTTCATGTCCGCGGTCTTCGACCTGCACGAGGACGCGCAGCTCTTCGAGCGCGAGCGGCAGCGCTTCCTCGCCTCGCTCGTCGCGGTCGACGACGTCGTCCCGCCGCCGCACCGCACCCAGGACCGCCGCACCGAGGACCCCGCCGAGGCCGTCGCCGGCACCTACCGCGCGACCCCCGACACCGACCCCGCCCTGCCGGGCAACCTGGCGTGGGGCCGCGAGGTCCTCGCCCGGGTGCCGGGCTCCACGCTCGGCGCCGACCTGGTCGCCGCCCACACCGTGGACTCCGCCGACGCGCTCGAGGGCGTCCTCGCCCGGGCGACCGACCCGGCCGCCGGCGGCGCCTGGGGCCGGCTGAGCGGTGCGGAGCGCGCGGCGCACCTGCGCCGGGCCGCGGTCGAGCTCGAGCGACGTCGTGGCGCGCTGCTCGAGGTGATGGCCTCGGAGTGCGGCAAGACCCTCGACCAGGGCGACCCCGAGGTCTCCGAGGCGGTCGACTTCGCCAACTACTACGCCCACCTCGCCGAGGAGCTCGACGAGGTCGACGGCGCCGAGCACCACCCCGTGGGGCTGACCGTCGTCACCCCGCCGTGGAACTTCCCGGTCGCGATCCCGGCTGGCTCGGCGCTCGCGGCGCTGGCGGCGGGGTCCGCGGTGGTCGTCAAGCCCGCTCCGCAGGCCCAGCGGTGCGGCTCGGTCATGGTCGAGGCGCTGTGGGCCGCGGGCATCCCCGCCGACGCGCTGCAGCTGGTGCACGTCGAGGAGGGCGACCTCGGCCGCGCGCTCATCGCCGACCCGCGGGTCGAGCGGTTGATCCTCACGGGCGCCTACGACACGGCCGCGCTCTTCCGCTCCTTCCGCCCCGACCTGCCGCTGCTGGCGGAGACCTCGGGCAAGAACGCCCTCGTCGTCACCCCGAGCGCCGACCTGGACCTCGCGGTCAAGGACCTCGTCGCCTCCGCCTTCGGCCACGCCGGCCAGAAGTGCTCGGCGGCGTCGCTGGCGATCCTCGTCGGCTCCGTGGCCCGCTCGCGCCGCTTCCGCCAGCAGCTGGTCGACGCGGTGACCTCGCTCGAGGTCGGCTACCCCGAGGTCGCCACCACGAAGGTGGGCCCCCTGGTCGAGCCCGCCTCGGGCAAGCTGCTGCGCGCGCTCACCACGCTCGGCCCCGGTGAGTCGTGGCTCGTCGAGCCCCGGCAGCTCGACGACACCGGTCGCCTGTGGTCGCCCGGCGTGAAGGAGGGCGTCGTGCGCGGCTCGGAGTTCCACCTCACCGAGTACTTCGGCCCCGTCCTGGGCCTCATGGTCGCCGCCGACCTCGACGAGGCGGTGACGCTGCAGAACGAGGTCGACTACGGCCTCACCGCCGGCCTGCACAGCCTCGACCCCGACGAGGTCCGCACCTGGCTCGACCGCGTCGAGGCCGGCAACGTCTACGTCAACCGCGGCACCACCGGCGCGATCGTGCAGCGCCAGCCCTTCGGCGGCTGGAAGCGGTCGGCGGTGGGTGCGGGCTCGAAGGCCGGCGGCCCGCACTACCTCGTCGGGCTGTCGTCGTGGACCTCGCGGCCCGCGGGCGCGACCACCGCCCCCCTCGAGCCCGCCCGCGCGCTCCTGGCCGCGGCGGCCGACGCCCTCGGCGAGGACGAGCGGGCCTCGGTCGAGCGCGCCCTGCGCTCCGACGCGGCGTACTGGGGCGAGGTGCTGGGCACGCCCGACGACGTGACCGGGCTCGCCGCCGAGCGCAACGTGCTGCGCCACCTGCCGGTGCCGGTGGTGGTGCGCCACGTCGGCGGCCCGCTCGGCCCGCTGGTGCGGGTGCTCGCCGCGGGGCTCGTGGCCGGCTCCCGGCTGCGGGCGTCGGTCACCCCCGAGGCGTACGCCGCCCTGCCGGTCGCCCTGCGCGCCGAGCTGTCGGCACGGGGGGTGGCCCTGAGCGCCGAGGACGACTCGGCGTGGCTGGCCCGCGCGGACGCGCTGGGCCGCGACAGCCACGGTGCCCGGGTGCGCCTGGTCGGCCCTGCCGCGGAGACCGCGGCCGCGGCGCTCGCCCTCGCGGACGTCGTGGGCACCCGGCCCGAGGTGGCGGTGTGGTCCGGCCCGGTGACCGAGGCCGGTCGCGTCGAGCTGCTGCCCTTCGTGCACGAGCAGGCGATCAGCATCACCGCGCACCGCTTCGGCACGCCGCACCGGCTCGCCCACGAGGTGCTCTGA
- the recC gene encoding exodeoxyribonuclease V subunit gamma, translating into MVLHLHRAERTDLLADALGELLARPLPDPFASEVVVVPARGVERWLTQRLSHRLGAAPGAGDGVCAGVRFLSPRSLVGLLLERDRDDPWDPDRLVWPLLEVVDGCLGEPGFEALSSHLGHGAGGPGGPGGGAVDPRASRRWSVARRLSGLLSSYAVQRPRLVADWRAGLDTDGAGRALDDDLRWQAELWRRLVAAVDHPAPDERHAAALASLTAGGAGLDLPPRLSLFGHTRLPETEVELLRAVGEVRDVHLWLPQASTALWEQLAPTAREGRVARRDDASALLVGHPLLASLGRDARELRRTLGPVVHDEAVPSPPTPATLLGWLQADLRAGVEPSAETRAARVPAADDRSVQVHACHGPARQVDVLREVLVGLLEDDPTLEPRDVLVMCPDIEGYAPLVSAAFGLADLSTTALGDEAVGGHDAVATGHPAHRLRVRLADRAPGATNPLLVVAATLVELAGGRVTATDVLDLAGTEPVRRRFGLDDDDLERVTAWVDEAAVRWGLDGAHRADYGLALDDGTWATGLRRLLVGAAVAGDGHRQVRGVLPLDDVGDGDLELVGRVGELVARLQAFVERAREAVGVGEWVAALRAGMAGLTATDPGEAWQAAQLERELARMGAGGEGEGVGPALRQSDVRALLRHRLGGRPTRSGFRTGTLTVCTMVPMRSVPHRVVCLVGLDDDVFPRGTTVDGDDVLARSPRTGERDPRSEDRQLLLDAVTSATETLVVTYTGRGVHTGLERPPAVPLGELLDAVDRTAADPVRDRVVVHHPLQPHDEQTMQPGRLGVPTPFTFDRSAVAGATAARDPRPAEPLLVREPLPARAAAVPGAGPAPGAASGGDDGVSLADLHDVLTHPVRAFLRHRLRITTGREHEELRDALPLSLDPLEKWAVGDRLVRVVLDGAPPQEAMRAEQLRGTLPPGRLGGTQLDEVKREVKPLVEHGLALRRGAPRTVDVDVVLRDGRRLTGTVGDLFGGDLVRVGYSRVGARHRLAAWVDALALAAGHPDHNWTAHTVGKHRGGAQRALVPPLDDRAVGWLSDLVEVADRALREPLPLPLRTGLAWAEEFAHARRGREVDPDAKGRAEWETPRFDQTGFPREDADAWHVRAFGEHAPWSCLTGPPQPHDVPGEAPHRLGRYAWAVWGPLLTEAGEQVRAL; encoded by the coding sequence GTGGTCCTCCACCTGCACCGCGCCGAGCGCACCGACCTGCTCGCCGACGCCCTCGGCGAGCTGCTGGCGCGTCCGCTCCCCGACCCCTTCGCCAGCGAGGTCGTCGTGGTGCCCGCGCGTGGGGTCGAGCGGTGGCTGACCCAGCGGCTCTCCCACCGGCTCGGCGCTGCGCCGGGTGCGGGCGACGGTGTCTGCGCCGGGGTGCGCTTCCTCTCGCCGCGCTCGCTGGTGGGCCTGCTGCTCGAGCGCGACCGCGACGACCCGTGGGACCCCGACCGCCTCGTGTGGCCGCTGCTCGAGGTGGTCGACGGCTGCCTCGGCGAGCCCGGCTTCGAGGCGCTCTCGTCGCACCTCGGGCACGGGGCTGGCGGGCCGGGCGGGCCGGGTGGGGGCGCGGTCGACCCTCGGGCGTCGCGGCGGTGGTCGGTGGCGCGGCGCCTGTCCGGGCTGCTGTCGTCCTACGCCGTGCAGCGCCCCCGGCTCGTCGCCGACTGGCGCGCGGGCCTCGACACCGACGGCGCGGGTCGTGCGCTCGACGACGACCTGCGCTGGCAGGCCGAGCTGTGGCGGCGGCTCGTCGCCGCGGTCGACCACCCCGCGCCCGACGAGCGGCACGCCGCCGCGCTCGCCTCGCTCACCGCCGGCGGCGCGGGCCTCGACCTGCCGCCGCGGCTCTCGCTCTTCGGCCACACCCGCCTGCCGGAGACGGAGGTCGAGCTGCTGCGCGCCGTGGGCGAGGTGCGCGACGTCCACCTGTGGCTGCCCCAGGCCTCCACGGCGCTGTGGGAGCAGCTCGCGCCGACCGCCCGGGAGGGCCGGGTGGCGCGGCGCGACGACGCCTCCGCGCTGCTGGTGGGCCACCCGCTGCTCGCCTCGCTCGGGCGCGACGCCCGCGAGCTGCGGCGCACCCTCGGGCCGGTGGTCCACGACGAGGCGGTGCCCTCGCCGCCCACCCCCGCCACGCTGCTCGGCTGGCTGCAGGCCGACCTGCGGGCCGGGGTCGAGCCGAGCGCCGAGACCCGGGCCGCGCGGGTGCCGGCGGCCGACGACCGCAGCGTGCAGGTGCACGCCTGCCACGGCCCGGCCCGGCAGGTCGACGTGCTCCGCGAGGTGCTGGTGGGCCTCCTCGAGGACGACCCGACCCTCGAGCCGCGCGACGTGCTCGTGATGTGCCCCGACATCGAGGGCTACGCCCCCCTGGTCTCCGCCGCGTTCGGGCTCGCGGACCTCTCGACCACCGCGCTGGGCGACGAGGCGGTCGGCGGGCACGACGCCGTCGCCACGGGGCACCCCGCCCACCGGCTGCGGGTGCGGCTCGCCGACCGGGCGCCCGGCGCGACCAACCCGCTCCTCGTCGTGGCGGCGACCCTCGTCGAGCTCGCCGGCGGGCGCGTCACCGCCACCGACGTGCTCGACCTCGCCGGCACCGAGCCGGTCCGCCGGCGCTTCGGGCTCGACGACGACGACCTCGAGCGGGTGACGGCGTGGGTCGACGAGGCGGCGGTGCGGTGGGGCCTCGACGGCGCCCACCGCGCCGACTACGGCCTCGCCCTCGACGACGGCACCTGGGCGACCGGTCTGCGGCGGCTGCTGGTCGGCGCGGCGGTCGCGGGCGACGGGCACCGGCAGGTGCGCGGCGTGCTGCCGCTCGACGACGTCGGCGACGGCGACCTCGAGCTCGTCGGCCGCGTGGGCGAGCTCGTGGCGCGGCTGCAGGCCTTCGTCGAGCGCGCCCGGGAGGCGGTCGGCGTGGGCGAGTGGGTCGCCGCGCTGCGCGCCGGGATGGCGGGTCTCACCGCCACCGACCCGGGCGAGGCGTGGCAGGCCGCCCAGCTCGAGCGCGAGCTGGCGCGCATGGGTGCCGGCGGCGAGGGCGAGGGGGTCGGCCCGGCGCTCCGCCAGTCCGACGTGCGCGCGCTGCTGCGGCACCGCCTGGGAGGGCGACCGACGCGGTCCGGCTTCCGCACCGGCACGCTCACCGTCTGCACGATGGTGCCGATGCGCTCGGTGCCGCACCGGGTGGTGTGCCTGGTCGGGCTCGACGACGACGTCTTCCCCCGCGGCACCACCGTCGACGGCGACGACGTGCTGGCCCGCAGCCCCCGCACCGGTGAGCGCGACCCGCGATCCGAGGACCGCCAGCTCCTGCTCGACGCCGTCACCTCGGCGACCGAGACCCTCGTCGTGACCTACACCGGCCGCGGGGTCCACACCGGGCTCGAGCGCCCGCCCGCCGTGCCCCTCGGCGAGCTCCTCGACGCCGTCGACCGCACCGCGGCCGACCCCGTGCGCGACCGCGTCGTCGTGCACCACCCGCTGCAGCCCCACGACGAGCAGACGATGCAGCCGGGCCGCCTCGGGGTCCCCACGCCGTTCACCTTCGACCGCAGCGCGGTCGCCGGCGCCACCGCCGCCCGCGACCCCCGGCCCGCGGAGCCGCTGCTGGTCCGCGAGCCGCTGCCGGCCCGGGCCGCGGCGGTCCCCGGAGCCGGGCCGGCCCCGGGCGCGGCGTCCGGAGGCGACGACGGCGTCTCGCTCGCCGACCTGCACGACGTGCTCACCCACCCCGTGCGCGCCTTCCTGCGCCACCGGCTGCGCATCACGACCGGCCGTGAGCACGAGGAGCTGCGCGACGCGCTGCCGCTCTCGCTCGACCCGCTGGAGAAGTGGGCGGTCGGCGACCGGCTCGTGCGGGTGGTCCTCGACGGGGCGCCTCCCCAGGAGGCGATGCGCGCCGAGCAGCTGCGCGGGACGCTGCCGCCCGGTCGTCTCGGGGGCACCCAGCTCGACGAGGTCAAGCGAGAGGTCAAGCCGCTCGTCGAGCACGGCCTCGCGCTGCGCCGCGGCGCCCCGCGCACGGTCGACGTCGACGTCGTCCTGCGCGACGGTCGGCGGCTCACCGGCACGGTCGGCGACCTCTTCGGCGGCGACCTCGTGCGGGTCGGCTACTCACGCGTCGGCGCCCGCCACCGCCTCGCGGCGTGGGTCGACGCGCTCGCCCTGGCCGCCGGCCACCCCGACCACAACTGGACCGCGCACACGGTCGGCAAGCACCGGGGCGGTGCTCAGCGCGCCCTCGTGCCGCCGCTCGACGACCGCGCGGTCGGCTGGCTCTCCGACCTCGTCGAGGTCGCCGACCGGGCGCTGCGCGAGCCGTTGCCGCTGCCGCTGCGCACCGGCCTGGCGTGGGCCGAGGAGTTCGCCCACGCCCGCCGCGGCCGCGAGGTCGACCCCGACGCCAAGGGCCGCGCCGAGTGGGAGACGCCGCGCTTCGACCAGACCGGCTTCCCCCGCGAGGACGCCGACGCCTGGCACGTGCGCGCGTTCGGCGAGCACGCCCCCTGGTCGTGCCTCACCGGGCCGCCCCAGCCGCACGACGTCCCCGGCGAGGCGCCCCACCGCCTGGGGCGCTACGCCTGGGCCGTGTGGGGCCCGCTGCTCACCGAGGCCGGGGAGCAGGTGCGGGCGCTGTGA